A DNA window from Allokutzneria albata contains the following coding sequences:
- a CDS encoding winged helix-turn-helix domain-containing protein: MVVGLPIALVHAVGWPLPEQWPTGEVIVFALTTPPSQALILNGLACACWLLWAWFTTEIAVCALQFACDRTLRRPRRGPVRRGATMLVGSLVLSLLTQRVATATTMPTVVEHTTDLRREPIALSPGRPAPPPMASERVRRGDSLWRISERLLGDGTAWPILFAQNTGITQSDGRTLTNPHKIRPGWTITYRGTGPVAPAPPSPPPPPQPPSHPTPPEPSSPRSSTPPGTPAPAQAVDRETSTENTNTAGILTAGIAAILSGVLLLLRRHQRKRTRTSCREHVDIPTAPTVYRLRAATRHHQPPQTEQRPARLTRSVTPSAAPRTFLATGDGQATSACATDLEVTETSPTPSTVPCQRSTTGTSVTDTEFPREPDGTTEAVPGRESTATAATTSSAARAFDDLDPAPGEITITVLGTPRVHWHPAPSRTETEGQRHEITGALQPKTRELLVLLAMHPDGTTREALVSALWGQDPPARPTNALHTALARLRHALAAATDGAVAEIAVVDNGRYRLDPAKVRVDYWRFATAVSARRAAPSEQARVKAYREVVNSYGGPVAEGMTGAWIEPVREAVRRDALDAVAALARALVDSDPQQTLDLLEIARAFDPYNELLYRDIMRLQANLGQADAIPRTLTLLTTRLAEIDEAPSPQARELALRLSHRDIATVPAGPAARGEHGRGPTR, encoded by the coding sequence GTGGTGGTCGGGTTGCCGATCGCGCTCGTGCACGCCGTCGGCTGGCCGCTACCGGAGCAGTGGCCCACCGGCGAGGTCATCGTGTTCGCCCTGACCACACCACCCAGTCAGGCCCTGATCTTGAACGGCCTCGCCTGCGCCTGCTGGCTGCTGTGGGCGTGGTTCACCACCGAGATCGCGGTGTGCGCGCTCCAGTTCGCCTGCGATCGCACACTCCGACGCCCTCGCCGAGGGCCTGTTCGGCGCGGGGCGACCATGCTCGTCGGCAGCCTCGTGCTCTCCCTGCTCACCCAACGCGTCGCCACTGCCACAACCATGCCGACCGTAGTCGAGCACACCACGGACCTTCGGCGCGAGCCGATCGCGCTCTCGCCCGGCCGCCCGGCACCACCGCCGATGGCCAGTGAACGCGTCCGGCGCGGCGACAGCCTGTGGCGGATCAGCGAACGCCTCCTCGGTGACGGCACCGCGTGGCCGATCCTGTTCGCGCAGAACACAGGAATCACGCAATCCGACGGCAGAACCCTCACCAACCCGCACAAGATCCGTCCCGGATGGACGATCACCTACCGCGGCACGGGCCCCGTCGCGCCAGCACCACCAAGCCCGCCTCCACCACCACAACCACCGAGCCATCCCACACCGCCCGAGCCATCGAGCCCACGCTCATCCACACCACCCGGAACTCCGGCTCCCGCACAGGCCGTCGACCGCGAGACCTCCACGGAGAACACCAACACCGCCGGCATCCTCACCGCCGGCATCGCCGCCATCCTCAGCGGCGTGCTGCTCCTCCTGCGCCGCCACCAGCGCAAGCGCACGCGAACTAGCTGCCGCGAGCACGTCGACATCCCCACCGCGCCCACGGTGTACCGGCTGCGTGCCGCAACTCGTCACCACCAGCCGCCTCAGACCGAGCAGCGGCCCGCACGGCTCACCCGCAGCGTCACACCCTCGGCTGCTCCCCGCACATTTCTTGCCACCGGAGACGGCCAAGCCACATCGGCCTGCGCCACCGACCTGGAAGTCACCGAGACGAGCCCGACACCGTCAACCGTCCCGTGCCAGCGGAGTACCACGGGGACTTCCGTCACCGACACCGAATTCCCCCGTGAGCCCGATGGCACCACCGAAGCGGTCCCGGGAAGGGAATCCACTGCGACCGCAGCCACAACCTCATCAGCGGCCCGCGCGTTCGATGACCTCGATCCTGCACCGGGGGAGATCACCATCACCGTGCTCGGGACACCACGCGTGCACTGGCACCCCGCGCCAAGCCGCACCGAGACCGAGGGGCAGCGGCACGAGATCACCGGGGCGCTGCAGCCCAAGACGCGGGAACTGCTGGTGTTGTTGGCAATGCATCCCGACGGCACCACTCGCGAGGCGCTGGTGTCAGCCTTGTGGGGACAAGACCCACCAGCTCGCCCGACTAACGCGTTGCACACCGCGCTGGCGCGACTGCGCCACGCCCTGGCCGCGGCGACGGACGGGGCGGTCGCCGAGATCGCTGTGGTCGACAACGGCCGCTACCGGCTTGACCCGGCGAAGGTCCGCGTCGACTACTGGCGGTTCGCCACCGCGGTGTCCGCGCGCCGTGCCGCCCCCAGTGAGCAGGCGCGGGTGAAGGCGTACCGGGAGGTGGTGAACAGCTACGGCGGACCGGTGGCCGAGGGTATGACGGGCGCGTGGATCGAGCCGGTACGCGAAGCGGTCCGCCGCGATGCCCTGGACGCGGTGGCTGCGCTGGCACGGGCCCTGGTCGATTCCGATCCGCAGCAGACGCTTGACCTGCTGGAGATCGCCCGCGCGTTCGACCCCTACAACGAGTTGCTCTACCGCGACATCATGCGCCTGCAAGCCAACCTCGGTCAGGCCGACGCCATCCCCCGGACGCTGACCCTGCTGACCACCCGCCTCGCCGAGATCGACGAAGCACCCAGCCCGCAGGCGCGTGAACTCGCTCTGCGCTTGAGCCACCGCGACATCGCGACCGTGCCCGCAGGACCAGCCGCCAGAGGCGAGCATGGCCGCGGCCCGACGCGGTGA
- a CDS encoding TadE/TadG family type IV pilus assembly protein translates to MRSRSTARQGLTPALVDVAVTQRSPSVLRRWLAEDTGSASVELVLLAPLAVLLVLFLVLCGRVVDARMLLADAAHQAARAGSLARTAPDAHTAARAVADRALSDSRLRCRGSTVTVDTTGFRPGGAITVTLTCPVDVADLTSLSIPGRIGLTSHASSPLDRYRATTGGDRP, encoded by the coding sequence ATGCGATCGCGGAGCACCGCGCGACAAGGGCTGACACCCGCTCTTGTCGACGTGGCCGTCACGCAACGGTCGCCGAGCGTCCTGCGGCGATGGCTGGCCGAGGACACCGGGTCGGCGTCGGTCGAGCTGGTGCTGCTCGCTCCGCTGGCCGTGCTGCTAGTGCTGTTCCTCGTGCTGTGCGGCCGCGTCGTCGACGCACGGATGCTGCTAGCCGACGCCGCGCACCAGGCCGCCCGCGCGGGCAGCCTCGCCCGCACCGCCCCCGACGCACACACCGCCGCCCGCGCCGTCGCCGATCGAGCGCTCTCCGACAGTCGCCTGCGGTGCCGGGGGAGCACGGTCACCGTGGACACCACCGGCTTCCGTCCCGGTGGGGCGATCACCGTCACACTCACCTGCCCCGTCGACGTCGCCGACCTCACCTCCCTCAGCATCCCCGGCCGCATCGGGCTCACCAGCCACGCGAGTTCACCGCTGGATCGCTACAGGGCCACCACGGGCGGAGACCGGCCGTGA
- a CDS encoding TadE family protein — MNTHDTTPNSPQRTDRWGRLRRLLREENGSATVELVIAAPLVMLMVTLAFQIAVWAHATHIARAAATTGLAAARVVDATASHGEAAAQRVLDQLGAGPLRASRVALTRGQREVVVRVSGTATNILPGLRLPVRAEAAGPVQRLTASPGTQP; from the coding sequence ATGAACACCCACGACACCACCCCAAACAGTCCACAGAGGACTGATCGGTGGGGGCGGCTGCGGCGGCTCCTGCGGGAAGAGAACGGCAGCGCCACCGTGGAGCTGGTGATCGCCGCGCCGCTGGTGATGCTCATGGTCACCCTGGCCTTCCAGATCGCGGTGTGGGCGCACGCCACCCACATCGCCCGCGCCGCCGCGACCACCGGGCTCGCCGCCGCCCGCGTCGTCGACGCCACGGCGAGCCACGGCGAGGCCGCCGCGCAGCGCGTGCTCGACCAGCTCGGCGCCGGGCCGCTGCGCGCCAGCCGCGTTGCTCTCACCCGCGGGCAGCGGGAGGTCGTGGTGCGCGTGTCCGGCACCGCGACCAACATCCTGCCCGGCCTGCGCCTGCCCGTGCGCGCCGAAGCCGCCGGGCCCGTCCAACGCCTCACCGCCTCGCCCGGGACACAGCCATGA
- a CDS encoding type II secretion system F family protein has protein sequence MIVMVALGAGLGLGLWALLVWARPARPSLATVLHRLHTPEQLIETPVARRVRVFAAFGLPSTRVRGDLALTETAIDRHVQTQLLATGAGLVLPVLACVALALLDTGPGWEIAVLVGLFGAVAGFVVPDLALARRAQRLRAELDHAVAGYLSMARILLAAGAGVESALTDAATISDTTAFTRIRATLATARITRTNPWSALAQLGSDLGVPALREVGAVLSLAGTEGARVRESLTAKTASLRERQAADTEAAAAVATERMALPTVLLCAGFLLFLGYPALAVVLGGI, from the coding sequence GTGATCGTGATGGTGGCGTTGGGAGCGGGGCTGGGGCTTGGCCTGTGGGCTCTGCTCGTCTGGGCACGCCCCGCGCGGCCGTCGCTGGCCACCGTCCTGCACCGCCTGCACACCCCCGAACAACTCATCGAAACACCGGTGGCTCGGCGGGTGCGGGTGTTCGCGGCGTTCGGGTTGCCGAGCACACGGGTGCGCGGGGACCTCGCGCTGACCGAGACCGCGATCGACCGGCACGTTCAGACGCAGCTACTTGCTACCGGAGCCGGGCTCGTCCTCCCCGTGCTCGCCTGCGTCGCCCTCGCCTTGCTCGACACCGGACCGGGGTGGGAGATAGCTGTGCTGGTCGGACTGTTCGGTGCGGTGGCCGGGTTCGTCGTCCCGGATCTCGCGCTCGCCCGCCGCGCCCAGCGGTTGCGCGCCGAACTCGACCACGCGGTGGCCGGGTATCTGTCGATGGCGCGGATTCTGCTCGCCGCCGGAGCCGGAGTCGAAAGCGCGCTCACCGACGCCGCCACCATCAGCGACACCACCGCCTTCACCCGCATCCGCGCCACGTTGGCCACCGCCCGCATAACGCGCACCAACCCCTGGTCCGCACTCGCCCAGCTTGGGTCTGATCTCGGTGTCCCGGCGCTGCGGGAGGTCGGCGCGGTGCTCAGCCTCGCCGGCACCGAAGGCGCCCGCGTCCGGGAAAGCCTGACCGCCAAGACCGCCTCGCTGCGCGAGCGCCAGGCCGCCGACACCGAGGCCGCCGCCGCGGTGGCCACCGAACGCATGGCCCTGCCCACCGTGCTGCTGTGCGCCGGGTTCCTGCTCTTCCTCGGCTACCCCGCCCTCGCCGTGGTCCTGGGAGGCATCTGA
- a CDS encoding type II secretion system F family protein, producing the protein MTPLLTGVLVGAGIGTGALLAIAGARRIPRPPRARLRLFGGERRWWAVALVAGLLVGVVTGWPVAGLLAAVGVLGAPWIARATGDLRTRVDRIEAIAAWTAQLRDVLAAAAGLEQALRATTTTAPEAIRAEVTTLAGTLSAGGPLVPALRQLADELADSTADVVIAVLVLAASRQARTLAPLLGELAAEASVQARLRIRIDTARARTRTSVRVIASTTILFATGMVVFNRDFLAPYDTTTGQLVLSLVGAVFAGAMAWLMRLSRVEEPPRLLITQPGGRSS; encoded by the coding sequence GTGACGCCGCTGCTGACCGGCGTCCTGGTCGGCGCGGGCATCGGCACCGGCGCCCTGCTCGCGATCGCGGGTGCCCGACGCATCCCGCGACCACCCCGTGCCCGGCTCCGGTTGTTCGGTGGCGAGCGACGGTGGTGGGCCGTCGCGCTGGTCGCCGGGCTGCTCGTCGGCGTGGTGACGGGATGGCCGGTGGCCGGGCTGCTCGCCGCGGTGGGGGTGCTCGGCGCGCCCTGGATCGCGCGCGCGACAGGCGATCTGCGGACGAGAGTCGATCGGATCGAGGCGATCGCTGCGTGGACCGCGCAGCTGCGCGATGTCCTGGCCGCCGCGGCTGGGCTGGAGCAGGCGCTGCGCGCCACCACTACCACCGCGCCTGAGGCCATCCGGGCCGAGGTCACCACGCTCGCCGGCACCCTGTCCGCCGGTGGTCCGCTGGTGCCCGCGCTGCGCCAGCTCGCTGATGAGCTTGCCGACTCGACCGCCGACGTCGTGATCGCCGTCCTGGTACTCGCCGCCTCCCGCCAGGCCCGCACTCTCGCGCCACTGCTGGGCGAGCTCGCCGCTGAGGCGAGCGTGCAGGCACGGCTGCGGATCCGCATCGACACCGCCCGGGCCCGCACGAGGACCAGCGTCCGCGTCATCGCCTCCACCACGATCCTGTTCGCCACCGGCATGGTGGTGTTCAACCGCGACTTCCTCGCCCCCTACGACACCACGACCGGACAACTTGTCCTCAGCCTCGTCGGTGCCGTGTTCGCCGGGGCGATGGCGTGGTTGATGCGACTGTCCCGTGTGGAGGAACCCCCACGCCTGCTCATCACCCAGCCGGGAGGGCGGTCGTCGTGA
- a CDS encoding CpaF family protein — MTASEQQRLPGPADLPHRSPGDAEARARLRQRLRTEITAGLAERVAADEAAGRPPLTAQERRVLAEQLGRRVADAQACSELGRGGVLLDHEIEQRVLVGVLDDLLGLGGLEPLLADEAIENINITGCDRVFVRYHDGRRARLAPVVATDGELVELIRELAARSGVEERRFDRAAPIVNLVLADGARLSAVMAVTARPSLSIRRHRLRHVSLAQLRANGTITVALENLLGAMVRARKNIVISGAAAAGKTTLLRALAAEIPVWERLITVEDVAELRLDDDARHPDRVALQAREPNVEGVGAVSAAELVWQSLRMSPDRVLVGEVRGAEVIPMLAAMSMGTDGSLSTVHASASDGVFLKLAAYAAQAERLPFEATAALIAAGVDMVVHLDSPRGQPSARVVSSIREVTGVDGAQVISNEIWAPGPDRRAVPAAPLRERTVEQLCDYGYNPALASSSGWSP; from the coding sequence ATGACCGCCTCCGAGCAGCAGCGCTTGCCCGGCCCGGCGGATCTTCCGCACCGTTCGCCCGGCGATGCCGAGGCACGCGCGCGGCTACGGCAGCGGTTGCGCACGGAGATCACCGCCGGGTTGGCCGAGCGGGTCGCGGCGGATGAAGCCGCCGGACGCCCGCCGCTGACCGCGCAGGAGCGGCGCGTGCTGGCCGAACAGCTCGGGCGGCGCGTCGCGGACGCCCAGGCGTGCAGTGAGCTGGGTCGGGGTGGAGTGTTGCTGGACCACGAGATCGAGCAGCGGGTGCTGGTCGGGGTGCTCGATGACCTGCTGGGGTTGGGTGGGCTGGAGCCGCTGCTGGCCGATGAGGCGATCGAGAACATCAACATCACCGGCTGCGACCGGGTGTTCGTGCGCTACCACGACGGCCGCCGCGCCCGCCTGGCCCCGGTCGTGGCCACCGACGGCGAGCTGGTGGAGCTGATTCGCGAGCTCGCCGCGCGCTCTGGGGTGGAGGAGCGGCGCTTCGATCGGGCCGCGCCGATCGTCAACCTCGTGCTGGCGGACGGCGCGCGGTTGTCGGCGGTGATGGCGGTGACCGCGCGGCCGTCGTTGTCGATCCGCCGTCACCGGCTGCGCCACGTGAGCCTTGCCCAGCTGCGCGCGAACGGCACGATCACCGTCGCCTTGGAGAACTTGCTCGGCGCGATGGTCCGAGCACGCAAGAACATCGTGATCTCCGGTGCCGCGGCCGCCGGTAAGACCACGTTGTTGCGGGCGTTGGCGGCGGAGATCCCGGTGTGGGAACGGCTGATCACCGTCGAGGACGTCGCCGAGCTCCGCCTCGATGACGATGCCCGGCATCCGGATCGTGTTGCGCTGCAAGCCCGCGAACCCAACGTCGAAGGCGTGGGCGCGGTGTCGGCGGCGGAGTTGGTGTGGCAGTCGCTGCGGATGTCCCCGGACCGCGTGCTTGTCGGCGAGGTCCGCGGCGCGGAGGTGATCCCGATGCTGGCGGCGATGAGCATGGGCACCGACGGGTCCCTGTCCACCGTGCACGCCTCCGCCAGTGACGGGGTGTTCCTCAAGCTCGCCGCCTACGCCGCCCAGGCTGAGCGCCTGCCGTTCGAGGCGACCGCGGCGCTGATCGCCGCCGGGGTGGACATGGTGGTGCACCTGGATTCCCCTCGCGGCCAGCCCAGTGCGCGGGTGGTGTCCTCGATCCGCGAGGTCACCGGCGTCGACGGCGCCCAGGTCATCTCGAATGAGATCTGGGCCCCTGGACCCGATCGCCGCGCCGTGCCCGCGGCGCCGTTGCGTGAGCGCACGGTCGAGCAGCTGTGCGACTACGGCTACAACCCTGCCCTCGCGTCCTCGTCGGGGTGGTCACCGTGA
- a CDS encoding P-loop NTPase family protein — translation MLLAIASVKGSPGVTTTALAFAVCWPTRDGAVVVEADPAGGDLAARCGLGEPGLVSLAAHARSHSDPGYGSLLLTHTRALPSGILAVVGPVGARQARAALSVLAAQPMLLRHAAGPGGPAVIVDCGRLDAESVVLPLVRVADAVVLVARAQDADLAHALDALPMIAGLTPQPAFVLAGPGHSEAEVAAALGIAVMGRLPWDARGAAALYRPSRAHQAPSRSALGHAAARLANLLYRHHQHRLRTTTATGPLHAPLQGACGDVELAFGLRS, via the coding sequence ATGTTGCTGGCGATCGCGTCGGTGAAGGGCTCGCCCGGGGTGACGACCACCGCGCTGGCCTTCGCCGTTTGCTGGCCGACCCGCGACGGCGCGGTGGTGGTGGAAGCCGATCCTGCGGGCGGGGATCTCGCCGCGCGGTGCGGACTGGGGGAGCCAGGACTGGTGAGCCTGGCCGCCCACGCCCGCTCCCACAGCGATCCCGGGTACGGCTCGCTGCTGCTCACCCACACCCGGGCCCTGCCCTCAGGGATACTGGCGGTCGTCGGCCCGGTGGGTGCGAGGCAGGCGCGTGCGGCCCTGTCCGTGCTCGCCGCGCAGCCGATGCTGCTGCGTCACGCCGCCGGTCCGGGAGGGCCAGCGGTGATTGTGGATTGTGGGCGCCTGGATGCCGAGTCCGTGGTGTTGCCGTTGGTCCGGGTCGCGGACGCGGTGGTGCTGGTGGCGCGGGCCCAGGACGCCGATCTTGCCCACGCGCTCGACGCGCTGCCGATGATCGCCGGGCTGACCCCGCAACCGGCGTTCGTGCTCGCCGGACCGGGCCACAGCGAGGCCGAGGTCGCCGCCGCGTTGGGGATCGCGGTCATGGGCCGCCTCCCCTGGGATGCGCGCGGAGCCGCCGCCCTCTACCGGCCCTCCCGCGCACACCAGGCGCCGTCGCGGTCCGCGCTCGGGCACGCGGCGGCCCGCCTGGCGAACCTGCTGTACCGGCACCACCAGCACCGCCTCCGCACCACCACGGCCACGGGACCGCTGCACGCGCCCCTGCAGGGAGCGTGTGGGGACGTCGAGCTGGCGTTCGGGCTGCGGTCATGA
- a CDS encoding SAF domain-containing protein has translation MAALLLVTVCAGAGALVAAQWGARETVLVLARPVDAGSVLAREDLTTVGIAVDTGLDAVPAAASGTVVGQAVAYAVPAGTLLTRGLLGAAQSPPAGRAVVAVVVSPGQWPPSLARGARVAVQASPTSSPTASTVSGTAPSMPGSAWTAVVVDVNAREGDKTVLSLLLAEREARAVAAVPVGQLSVVHLAHGGGR, from the coding sequence GTGGCCGCGCTGTTGCTGGTGACGGTGTGCGCGGGCGCGGGTGCTCTGGTCGCGGCGCAGTGGGGCGCGCGGGAGACGGTGCTCGTGCTTGCCCGTCCGGTCGACGCCGGGAGCGTGCTGGCGCGAGAGGATCTGACGACTGTCGGGATCGCTGTCGATACTGGCCTGGATGCCGTGCCCGCCGCCGCGAGCGGAACCGTGGTGGGGCAGGCAGTGGCGTACGCGGTCCCGGCGGGCACGCTGCTGACCCGAGGCCTGCTCGGCGCGGCACAGTCCCCGCCCGCCGGGCGGGCGGTGGTGGCGGTCGTGGTGTCGCCGGGGCAGTGGCCCCCGTCGCTGGCGCGCGGCGCCCGTGTCGCCGTCCAGGCCAGCCCGACGTCGTCGCCGACCGCTTCGACTGTGTCCGGGACAGCTCCGTCGATGCCGGGTTCGGCGTGGACGGCGGTCGTGGTGGACGTCAACGCCCGCGAGGGCGACAAGACCGTGTTGTCGCTGCTGCTGGCGGAACGGGAGGCCCGCGCGGTCGCCGCGGTGCCGGTCGGCCAGCTCAGCGTGGTGCACCTGGCCCACGGGGGTGGTCGGTGA
- a CDS encoding DUF397 domain-containing protein, with product MASETEGLLWRKSSRSPSNDCVEMACRDDWRFLRDSKMPDGSYLKFTAVQMARFLNFLRSQTSDPV from the coding sequence ATGGCAAGTGAAACGGAAGGGTTGCTGTGGCGTAAGAGCAGCCGAAGCCCTTCCAACGACTGTGTCGAGATGGCATGTCGGGACGACTGGCGGTTTCTGCGAGACAGCAAGATGCCGGATGGTTCCTACCTGAAGTTCACCGCCGTTCAGATGGCGCGGTTTCTGAACTTCCTCAGGAGCCAGACATCGGACCCCGTGTAG
- a CDS encoding RNA polymerase-binding protein RbpA has protein sequence MVTRIRNGNAHMRGAKGHRVSYERLLPEHAPTVMRMFRCPKGSHEFAVTFSGEATELPEVWECSQHGVQSVVVTAPDAAPQAARARTHWHMLIERRSIPELDALLAERLELLRQGRPY, from the coding sequence GTGGTGACCCGCATCCGCAACGGCAACGCGCATATGCGCGGCGCTAAGGGCCATCGAGTGAGCTACGAACGACTGCTACCCGAGCATGCACCCACGGTGATGCGCATGTTCCGGTGCCCCAAGGGAAGTCACGAGTTCGCGGTGACCTTCTCAGGTGAGGCGACCGAGCTGCCCGAGGTGTGGGAGTGCAGCCAGCATGGCGTGCAGTCCGTGGTCGTGACCGCGCCTGACGCCGCTCCACAGGCGGCACGGGCGCGTACCCACTGGCACATGCTCATTGAGCGACGTTCCATCCCGGAACTGGACGCACTACTCGCTGAACGCCTAGAGCTACTGCGACAGGGGCGCCCCTACTGA
- a CDS encoding DddA-like double-stranded DNA deaminase toxin: MPSYFAEVATRLLQSRDQLAPDELRGLAEQIRDEIWEPLGHVAEGSSSDALQEALGLLSSIMTALDETAAKLDLAAEKVIDYLADTYTVAADRGLATTVPDWTSAPESRSVPHPSTLPPEAMPASHDLNWAQGQQTKLEDRPNNKGPTTGLVFFGNDTTTERVITSGAPPSPTPGTPDSVEDRADRELIAAATLILANSIRLRLRIPGAVPAVRDHVEVKVATVMRQRGITYASVVINNRKVCEDEFGCINAVPAILPHGYTLVVWPRGATKPVILKGKAQP, from the coding sequence ATGCCGTCCTACTTCGCCGAGGTCGCCACCCGGCTACTGCAATCCCGTGACCAGCTCGCCCCGGACGAACTGCGGGGGCTGGCCGAGCAGATCCGAGACGAGATCTGGGAGCCGCTCGGGCATGTCGCCGAAGGCAGTTCCAGCGACGCCTTACAGGAGGCGCTCGGGCTGCTCTCCTCGATCATGACCGCGCTCGACGAGACCGCCGCCAAGCTCGACCTCGCGGCGGAGAAGGTCATCGACTACCTCGCCGACACCTACACGGTGGCCGCCGACCGTGGACTGGCCACCACGGTGCCGGACTGGACATCCGCGCCGGAGAGCCGGTCGGTGCCGCACCCATCGACGCTGCCGCCGGAGGCGATGCCCGCCTCGCACGACCTGAATTGGGCACAAGGACAGCAAACCAAGCTCGAAGACAGGCCGAACAACAAAGGACCGACCACCGGCCTGGTGTTCTTCGGCAACGACACCACTACCGAACGCGTGATCACCAGCGGCGCACCTCCGTCTCCGACACCCGGAACACCGGACAGTGTCGAGGATCGAGCCGATCGCGAGCTGATCGCGGCGGCGACGTTGATCCTGGCGAACTCCATCCGTCTGCGCCTGCGGATTCCGGGAGCGGTTCCCGCTGTCCGGGACCACGTCGAGGTGAAGGTCGCGACGGTGATGCGCCAGCGGGGCATCACCTACGCCTCGGTGGTCATCAACAACCGCAAGGTCTGCGAGGACGAGTTCGGGTGCATCAACGCGGTCCCGGCGATCCTGCCGCACGGCTATACCCTCGTCGTCTGGCCACGCGGTGCCACCAAGCCCGTCATCCTCAAAGGAAAGGCCCAACCGTGA
- a CDS encoding Imm1 family immunity protein, whose protein sequence is MIVSAIIGNEFRYAHTADEIDALIDEAFSGHFSYAVSRFYLSDRPCSNGDEDGNGHHYPGHALGLGTSDDGQFAALHFYATGVLVQSLNEPPLPDAPAVIYNTESDLYFPANAVIDQGTARIAVVEYCRTGTQPSSVDWQPCEII, encoded by the coding sequence GTGATAGTCAGCGCGATCATCGGCAACGAGTTCCGCTACGCCCACACCGCCGACGAAATCGACGCGCTGATCGACGAGGCATTCAGCGGCCACTTCTCCTACGCCGTCAGCAGGTTCTACCTCTCCGACCGGCCCTGCTCCAACGGCGACGAGGACGGAAACGGCCACCACTACCCCGGCCACGCGCTCGGCCTGGGCACCAGCGACGACGGCCAGTTCGCTGCCTTGCACTTCTACGCCACCGGCGTCCTCGTGCAGTCCCTGAACGAACCTCCCCTCCCGGATGCGCCCGCGGTCATCTACAACACCGAATCCGACCTGTACTTCCCGGCCAACGCCGTCATCGACCAAGGGACAGCCCGGATCGCCGTCGTCGAGTACTGCCGCACCGGCACCCAACCCTCCTCCGTCGACTGGCAGCCGTGCGAAATCATCTGA
- a CDS encoding HNH endonuclease family protein: MRLPSRALAVLAALLTATTLLAPSASAAPHGMPEPPPAEVVRAELAGLVTADEHSMAGYDRGKFPHWARHGNNCDTRELVLARDGENVIQDAACKAVSGTWTSLYDNTVLTGASQADIDHMVPLAAGWRSGAWAWDSAKRKAFANDLTNPQLIAVSAKSNRSKGDQTPATWKPPAKDSWCVYSRAWTHIKSVYALTVTEPERAALVEMLDTCTTPTTAQR, translated from the coding sequence GTGCGCCTGCCATCCCGCGCCTTGGCCGTCCTTGCCGCCCTCCTGACCGCCACCACTCTCCTCGCTCCGTCGGCGTCGGCCGCGCCACACGGGATGCCCGAACCCCCGCCGGCCGAGGTCGTGCGGGCCGAGCTCGCCGGCTTGGTCACCGCGGACGAACACTCGATGGCCGGGTACGACCGGGGGAAATTCCCGCACTGGGCACGCCACGGCAACAACTGCGACACCCGCGAACTCGTGCTCGCCCGCGACGGCGAGAACGTCATCCAGGACGCCGCCTGCAAGGCCGTCTCCGGGACCTGGACCTCGTTGTACGACAACACGGTGCTCACCGGCGCGTCGCAGGCCGACATCGACCACATGGTCCCGCTCGCGGCTGGGTGGCGCTCCGGTGCCTGGGCCTGGGACAGCGCCAAGCGCAAGGCGTTCGCCAACGACCTGACCAACCCACAGCTGATCGCGGTCTCGGCGAAGTCCAACCGTTCCAAGGGAGACCAGACCCCAGCGACCTGGAAGCCTCCGGCCAAAGACAGCTGGTGTGTCTACAGCCGAGCGTGGACCCACATCAAGAGCGTGTACGCCTTGACCGTCACCGAACCCGAGCGCGCGGCGTTGGTCGAGATGCTCGACACCTGCACGACACCGACCACGGCGCAACGTTGA